In a genomic window of Dyadobacter fermentans DSM 18053:
- a CDS encoding sugar MFS transporter, whose translation MAFAPVTPDASAETATGQNYRPALVTLAILYFMMGFITCMNDTLVPFFKDSFELTYAQSALVQFYFFLTYGIMSIPAGVLVSKFGFKKGMVAGFAVAAFGATLFFPASLWHEYYLFLAALFVLAIGIVLLQVAANPYITLLGPAKTASSRFNLIQAVGSLGTTVAPVFGSMYILSNAGELAGSSEPVRLPYLGLAALLVVIALVVSRLKLPVPVVQAASDGGKPLFGFRNLRFGVVALFCYVGAEVAVGSFLANYIVDVSSTSLNEAGTMVALYWGSMFVGRFIGAAILKTVKASTVLCVAATAAILLIIISISSTGPVAVWTMIAVGLFNSIMFATIFSLSVAGLESYATRASGWLSTAIVGGSAISFGQGWLIDHYNWQIAFMLPLLCYVFILFFGLNGYRTK comes from the coding sequence ATGGCCTTCGCACCCGTCACTCCCGATGCCTCCGCGGAAACCGCCACAGGCCAGAACTACCGGCCGGCGCTCGTTACGCTGGCGATATTGTACTTCATGATGGGGTTCATCACCTGTATGAACGACACCCTCGTACCGTTTTTTAAAGACAGCTTCGAACTCACCTACGCCCAGTCGGCGCTGGTGCAGTTTTACTTCTTTCTCACTTACGGCATTATGTCCATTCCGGCGGGTGTGCTGGTGAGTAAATTTGGATTTAAGAAAGGAATGGTCGCCGGTTTCGCAGTGGCCGCATTCGGTGCGACGCTGTTTTTTCCGGCTTCGCTCTGGCATGAATACTACCTTTTTCTGGCCGCGTTGTTTGTGCTGGCGATCGGGATTGTGCTGTTGCAGGTGGCTGCCAATCCTTACATTACCCTGCTCGGCCCGGCGAAGACGGCTTCGTCCCGGTTTAACCTGATCCAGGCCGTGGGGTCTCTTGGAACGACGGTGGCGCCTGTTTTCGGGAGTATGTACATCCTGTCGAACGCCGGCGAGCTGGCGGGAAGCAGCGAACCCGTGCGGTTACCTTACCTGGGATTGGCCGCATTGCTCGTCGTGATTGCGCTGGTGGTGAGCAGGCTCAAATTGCCGGTACCGGTGGTGCAGGCCGCAAGCGATGGCGGGAAACCGCTGTTTGGATTCAGGAATCTGCGTTTCGGTGTGGTAGCATTGTTTTGCTATGTCGGCGCGGAAGTGGCGGTCGGATCTTTTCTGGCTAATTATATCGTCGATGTATCTTCCACGTCGCTCAATGAGGCCGGGACGATGGTGGCATTGTATTGGGGAAGCATGTTTGTAGGCCGGTTTATCGGCGCGGCGATCCTCAAAACGGTCAAGGCGTCCACAGTGCTTTGTGTTGCGGCCACTGCTGCTATTTTATTGATTATCATTTCAATAAGTTCAACCGGCCCGGTGGCGGTGTGGACGATGATCGCCGTTGGCTTGTTCAATTCCATCATGTTTGCTACCATTTTCTCGCTTTCCGTCGCAGGGCTCGAATCGTACGCGACCCGCGCCTCAGGCTGGCTATCGACCGCCATTGTGGGAGGCTCGGCCATTTCGTTCGGGCAGGGATGGCTGATCGACCATTACAATTGGCAAATCGCATTCATGCTTCCGTTGTTATGCTACGTTTTCATTCTGTTTTTTGGGTTAAATGGGTATAGAACAAAGTGA
- a CDS encoding ROK family transcriptional regulator: MSRPLRVATNYKTQDPAQIILGYMANHGSMTLPELGKRLNISVPKVTVLVNALRSEGLVSDYGKIESSGGRKPILYGVAPDAAYFIGVDVKQNHMKVGLMNLDKALVANSGQIPFELANTVESRDELCHHIVDFIAGLSLPEGRIKGVGINLSGRVNYRTGHSYSYFHFDDRPLSSIVSEKIGYPVFLENDSRAMAYGEFCLGAVESEKDVLFLNLDYGIAVGILMDGKLYYGKSGYAGEFGHMPVFNNEYICRCGKKGCLETEAAGWALERMFRDKICQGSSSLVTARIPDPDRITMDDIIEAAISDDVLAIELIAQLGENLGRGIASLINVFNPELVIIGGSLLATGDYIGLPIKTAINKYSLSLVSNDTRLVHSKLGEEAGLLGACLLVRNRFLGIHE; encoded by the coding sequence ATGAGCAGACCCCTTCGTGTCGCAACGAACTATAAAACGCAAGACCCTGCGCAGATCATTCTCGGGTATATGGCCAACCATGGCAGCATGACGTTGCCCGAACTTGGCAAGCGGCTGAACATCAGTGTGCCCAAGGTTACCGTGCTGGTGAATGCATTGCGGAGCGAAGGCCTCGTGAGTGATTACGGAAAAATAGAATCTTCGGGTGGACGAAAGCCGATCCTCTACGGCGTGGCGCCCGATGCGGCCTATTTCATCGGCGTGGATGTGAAGCAGAACCACATGAAAGTCGGCCTTATGAACCTCGACAAAGCGCTGGTGGCCAATTCGGGACAAATCCCGTTTGAACTGGCCAATACAGTGGAGTCGCGGGACGAACTTTGCCACCATATCGTCGATTTTATAGCAGGCCTTTCGCTGCCTGAGGGCCGGATCAAAGGCGTGGGTATCAACCTTTCCGGTCGGGTCAATTACCGGACCGGGCACAGTTACAGCTACTTCCATTTCGACGACCGACCGCTGAGCAGCATCGTCAGTGAAAAAATTGGTTATCCCGTTTTTCTCGAAAACGATTCCCGGGCGATGGCTTACGGAGAATTCTGCCTCGGCGCCGTGGAAAGCGAGAAGGACGTGCTTTTCCTGAACCTCGACTACGGGATTGCAGTCGGTATTTTGATGGATGGAAAGCTGTATTACGGCAAATCGGGCTATGCGGGCGAGTTTGGGCATATGCCGGTTTTTAACAACGAATACATTTGTCGGTGTGGCAAAAAAGGTTGCCTGGAAACCGAAGCGGCCGGCTGGGCGCTGGAACGGATGTTCCGCGATAAAATCTGCCAGGGTTCATCCTCCCTCGTGACCGCCAGAATCCCGGACCCCGACCGCATTACAATGGACGACATTATCGAAGCGGCCATTTCTGACGACGTGCTCGCGATCGAACTCATTGCCCAGCTGGGCGAAAATCTTGGTCGGGGTATCGCGTCGCTGATCAACGTCTTCAATCCCGAGCTCGTGATCATCGGCGGCAGTCTGCTCGCAACGGGCGATTACATAGGTTTACCCATTAAAACCGCCATTAACAAATATTCCCTGAGCCTGGTGAGTAACGATACCAGGCTGGTGCATTCCAAACTGGGCGAAGAAGCAGGATTGCTCGGTGCTTGCCTGCTGGTGCGGAATCGCTTCCTGGGCATTCACGAGTAG
- a CDS encoding alkaline phosphatase family protein, with protein sequence MKAYFYTIMTGILLIVNNFAQAQESNPRFKTRTLIVFFDGLRPDYITEAQMPNLFAFQKTAAWGKHHHSVFPTVTRVNSASYATGSYPGTHGLLGNAIYIPEVAANKPIGTAYADLNKIPAATSGPILTAKSLGEVLADAGQKMMVFSSGTTGQAFLQNHTVNGAVVNPDLILPEAFKKQVLEEIGLVSQGADEEFGRHKWITDALLKYGLAKDGPLVNAIWFSDPDGAAHEHGIGSEQAVKAIKYVDGQFGRILAALQAKGAGEPYNIIISTDHGFVTHKEKPGLADFLIREGFKKDKESDDVVVAEGAIYVKNHDEKTISNIVAALHQQEWTGAVFTKGIKKGNTQGRVKGTLSFDLIHYNHPKRSGDILVAPNWNDAKNDKGYAGTDYAGGVAGHGGASPYEINIALLATGPDFKQGAMTELPTSNVDIVPTILNIYNLPQPPAMGGRAVIELLKRPGKGQGVSRKQLVKTEATYPWGTYKLSAEMSVLGEYQYFNYAKTERLPVR encoded by the coding sequence ATGAAGGCTTACTTTTACACAATAATGACGGGTATTTTGCTGATTGTGAACAATTTTGCTCAGGCGCAGGAAAGCAACCCGCGCTTCAAGACCAGGACATTGATTGTTTTCTTCGACGGTCTGCGACCGGATTACATTACCGAAGCACAAATGCCCAACCTGTTCGCCTTCCAAAAAACTGCGGCGTGGGGCAAGCACCATCACAGCGTTTTTCCGACGGTTACGCGTGTCAATTCCGCGTCTTATGCCACCGGCTCGTACCCCGGCACACACGGATTGCTCGGTAATGCGATTTACATCCCGGAAGTAGCGGCCAATAAGCCGATCGGCACCGCCTATGCCGATCTGAACAAGATTCCCGCCGCGACTTCCGGCCCGATCCTCACGGCCAAATCGCTCGGCGAAGTGCTGGCGGATGCGGGGCAGAAGATGATGGTTTTCAGTTCCGGAACGACCGGTCAGGCATTCCTCCAAAATCACACCGTGAACGGCGCCGTGGTAAATCCGGACCTGATTTTGCCGGAAGCATTCAAAAAGCAGGTTTTGGAAGAAATTGGTCTGGTTAGCCAGGGAGCCGATGAGGAATTCGGACGCCATAAATGGATCACTGATGCATTGCTGAAATACGGTTTGGCAAAAGACGGCCCGCTCGTGAATGCCATCTGGTTTTCGGACCCGGACGGCGCGGCGCACGAGCACGGAATCGGGTCAGAACAGGCTGTGAAGGCGATTAAATATGTGGATGGCCAATTCGGCAGAATCCTGGCCGCATTGCAGGCAAAAGGTGCCGGAGAGCCGTATAACATCATCATATCTACCGACCACGGCTTTGTGACCCACAAGGAAAAGCCGGGGCTAGCCGATTTTCTGATCCGCGAAGGTTTCAAGAAGGACAAGGAATCCGACGATGTAGTGGTTGCCGAAGGCGCGATTTATGTCAAAAATCACGACGAAAAGACCATCTCCAACATCGTAGCTGCATTGCACCAGCAGGAATGGACAGGCGCAGTTTTCACAAAGGGGATTAAAAAAGGAAATACTCAGGGCCGTGTGAAAGGAACACTCTCCTTTGACCTGATACATTACAACCATCCCAAACGCTCCGGCGACATTCTCGTGGCGCCCAATTGGAATGATGCCAAAAATGACAAAGGTTACGCCGGTACCGATTATGCAGGCGGTGTCGCGGGGCATGGTGGTGCAAGTCCCTATGAAATCAATATCGCATTGCTGGCTACGGGCCCCGATTTCAAGCAGGGTGCAATGACAGAATTGCCTACCTCGAATGTTGATATTGTCCCTACAATCCTCAATATCTACAACTTGCCCCAGCCGCCGGCTATGGGTGGCCGGGCGGTTATCGAGCTTTTGAAGAGGCCGGGGAAAGGGCAGGGCGTATCCAGAAAGCAGCTTGTCAAAACCGAAGCGACCTATCCGTGGGGTACTTATAAATTATCGGCGGAAATGTCTGTTTTAGGTGAGTATCAGTATTTCAATTATGCCAAAACAGAAAGACTACCGGTACGCTGA